A region from the Lutra lutra chromosome 1, mLutLut1.2, whole genome shotgun sequence genome encodes:
- the SLC25A41 gene encoding mitochondrial carrier protein SCaMC-3L isoform X3, producing the protein MGDQPEEAQKPCLSVQTLFKRVKALLTKAPPPTLPPPPSRNPGCTHVYGYVFGHVCENDLEHLPSQQVLDTGEQLMVPMDVLQVDNEGALWKFLLSGAMAGAVSRTGTAPLDRAKVYMQCKNYFCGVHGSPPFQERLLAGSLAVATSQTLINPMEVLKTRLTLRRTGQYKGLLDCARQILEREGPRALYRGYLPNVLGIIPYACADLAVYEMLRCFWLKSGRDMEDPSGLVSLSSVTLSTTCGQMASYPLTLVRTRMQAQDTVEGSNPTMCGVFRRILAQQGWPGLYRGVTPTLLKVLPAGGISYVVYEAMKKTLGV; encoded by the exons ATGGGAGATCAGCCTGAGGAAGCTCAGAAGCCTTGCTTGAGTGTCCAGACCCTGTTTAAGAGGGTCAAGGCCTTGCTCACCAAAGCCCCACCTCcgaccctgcccccacccccctcccggAATCCAGGCTGTACACATGTGTACGGGTATGTGTTTGGGCACGTGTGTGAAAATGACCTGGAGCATCTCCCATCACAGCAG GTGCTGGACACAGGAGAGCAGCTGATGGTTCCCATGGATGTCCTCCAAGTGGATAACGAGGGCGCCCTGTGGAAGTTTCTGCTCTCAGGGGCCATGGCTGGGGCGGTATCCCGCACAGGCACGGCCCCTCTGGACCGAGCCAAGGTGTATATGCAG TGTAAGAATTACTTCTGCGGAGTGCACGGGTCCCCACCCTTTCAGGAACGTCTCCTTGCTGGCTCCCTAGCTGTGGCGACCTCCCAGACACTCATCAACCCCATGGAG GTGCTGAAGACACGGCTGACCTTGCGCCGGACGGGCCAGTACAAGGGGCTGCTGGACTGTGCGAGGCAGATCCTGGAGCGGGAGGGGCCCCGCGCCCTGTACCGCGGCTACCTGCCCAACGTGCTTGGCATCATCCCATACGCCTGCGCGGACCTGGCCGTCTATGAG ATGCTCAGGTGTTTCTGGTTGAAGTCAGGAAGGGACATGGAGGATCCCAGTGGCCTGGTCAGTTTGTCATCGGTGACACTGTCCACGACCTGTGGCCAAATGGCCAGTTACCCGCTGACGCTGGTGCGCACCCGGATGCAGGCCCAAG ACACTGTGGAGGGCTCGAACCCCACCATGTGCGGAGTCTTTCGGCGGATCCTGGCCCAGCAGGGTTGGCCAGGGCTGTACCGAGGCGTGACTCCCACTTTACTGAAGGTGTTGCCAGCAGGTGGCATCAGCTACGTGGTGTATGAAGCCATGAAGAAAACCCTGGGTGTATAG
- the SLC25A41 gene encoding mitochondrial carrier protein SCaMC-3L isoform X1, whose amino-acid sequence MGDQPEEAQKPCLSVQTLFKRVKALLTKAPPPTLPPPPSRNPGCTHVYGYVFGHVCENDLEHLPSQQVLDTGEQLMVPMDVLQVDNEGALWKFLLSGAMAGAVSRTGTAPLDRAKVYMQVYSSKTNFMNLLGGLRSMVQEGGFRSLWRGNGINVLKIAPEYAIKFSVFEQCKNYFCGVHGSPPFQERLLAGSLAVATSQTLINPMEVLKTRLTLRRTGQYKGLLDCARQILEREGPRALYRGYLPNVLGIIPYACADLAVYEMLRCFWLKSGRDMEDPSGLVSLSSVTLSTTCGQMASYPLTLVRTRMQAQDTVEGSNPTMCGVFRRILAQQGWPGLYRGVTPTLLKVLPAGGISYVVYEAMKKTLGV is encoded by the exons ATGGGAGATCAGCCTGAGGAAGCTCAGAAGCCTTGCTTGAGTGTCCAGACCCTGTTTAAGAGGGTCAAGGCCTTGCTCACCAAAGCCCCACCTCcgaccctgcccccacccccctcccggAATCCAGGCTGTACACATGTGTACGGGTATGTGTTTGGGCACGTGTGTGAAAATGACCTGGAGCATCTCCCATCACAGCAG GTGCTGGACACAGGAGAGCAGCTGATGGTTCCCATGGATGTCCTCCAAGTGGATAACGAGGGCGCCCTGTGGAAGTTTCTGCTCTCAGGGGCCATGGCTGGGGCGGTATCCCGCACAGGCACGGCCCCTCTGGACCGAGCCAAGGTGTATATGCAG GTCTACTCCTCCAAGACTAACTTCATGAACCTGCTGGGGGGGCTCCGAAGCATGGTCCAGGAAGGGGGCTTCCGCTCCCTGTGGCGGGGCAATGGCATCAACGTCCTCAAGATTGCCCCTGAGTACGCCATCAAGTTCTCCGTCTTTGAACAG TGTAAGAATTACTTCTGCGGAGTGCACGGGTCCCCACCCTTTCAGGAACGTCTCCTTGCTGGCTCCCTAGCTGTGGCGACCTCCCAGACACTCATCAACCCCATGGAG GTGCTGAAGACACGGCTGACCTTGCGCCGGACGGGCCAGTACAAGGGGCTGCTGGACTGTGCGAGGCAGATCCTGGAGCGGGAGGGGCCCCGCGCCCTGTACCGCGGCTACCTGCCCAACGTGCTTGGCATCATCCCATACGCCTGCGCGGACCTGGCCGTCTATGAG ATGCTCAGGTGTTTCTGGTTGAAGTCAGGAAGGGACATGGAGGATCCCAGTGGCCTGGTCAGTTTGTCATCGGTGACACTGTCCACGACCTGTGGCCAAATGGCCAGTTACCCGCTGACGCTGGTGCGCACCCGGATGCAGGCCCAAG ACACTGTGGAGGGCTCGAACCCCACCATGTGCGGAGTCTTTCGGCGGATCCTGGCCCAGCAGGGTTGGCCAGGGCTGTACCGAGGCGTGACTCCCACTTTACTGAAGGTGTTGCCAGCAGGTGGCATCAGCTACGTGGTGTATGAAGCCATGAAGAAAACCCTGGGTGTATAG
- the SLC25A41 gene encoding mitochondrial carrier protein SCaMC-3L isoform X2, with amino-acid sequence MGDQPEEAQKPCLSVQTLFKRVKALLTKAPPPTLPPPPSRNPGCTHVYGYVFGHVCENDLEHLPSQQVLDTGEQLMVPMDVLQVDNEGALWKFLLSGAMAGAVSRTGTAPLDRAKVYMQVYSSKTNFMNLLGGLRSMVQEGGFRSLWRGNGINVLKIAPEYAIKFSVFEQCKNYFCGVHGSPPFQERLLAGSLAVATSQTLINPMEVLKTRLTLRRTGQYKGLLDCARQILEREGPRALYRGYLPNVLGIIPYACADLAVYEMLRCFWLKSGRDMEDPSGLVSLSSVTLSTTCGQMASYPLTLVRTRMQAQGGISYVVYEAMKKTLGV; translated from the exons ATGGGAGATCAGCCTGAGGAAGCTCAGAAGCCTTGCTTGAGTGTCCAGACCCTGTTTAAGAGGGTCAAGGCCTTGCTCACCAAAGCCCCACCTCcgaccctgcccccacccccctcccggAATCCAGGCTGTACACATGTGTACGGGTATGTGTTTGGGCACGTGTGTGAAAATGACCTGGAGCATCTCCCATCACAGCAG GTGCTGGACACAGGAGAGCAGCTGATGGTTCCCATGGATGTCCTCCAAGTGGATAACGAGGGCGCCCTGTGGAAGTTTCTGCTCTCAGGGGCCATGGCTGGGGCGGTATCCCGCACAGGCACGGCCCCTCTGGACCGAGCCAAGGTGTATATGCAG GTCTACTCCTCCAAGACTAACTTCATGAACCTGCTGGGGGGGCTCCGAAGCATGGTCCAGGAAGGGGGCTTCCGCTCCCTGTGGCGGGGCAATGGCATCAACGTCCTCAAGATTGCCCCTGAGTACGCCATCAAGTTCTCCGTCTTTGAACAG TGTAAGAATTACTTCTGCGGAGTGCACGGGTCCCCACCCTTTCAGGAACGTCTCCTTGCTGGCTCCCTAGCTGTGGCGACCTCCCAGACACTCATCAACCCCATGGAG GTGCTGAAGACACGGCTGACCTTGCGCCGGACGGGCCAGTACAAGGGGCTGCTGGACTGTGCGAGGCAGATCCTGGAGCGGGAGGGGCCCCGCGCCCTGTACCGCGGCTACCTGCCCAACGTGCTTGGCATCATCCCATACGCCTGCGCGGACCTGGCCGTCTATGAG ATGCTCAGGTGTTTCTGGTTGAAGTCAGGAAGGGACATGGAGGATCCCAGTGGCCTGGTCAGTTTGTCATCGGTGACACTGTCCACGACCTGTGGCCAAATGGCCAGTTACCCGCTGACGCTGGTGCGCACCCGGATGCAGGCCCAAG GTGGCATCAGCTACGTGGTGTATGAAGCCATGAAGAAAACCCTGGGTGTATAG